Proteins encoded by one window of Ulvibacter sp. MAR_2010_11:
- a CDS encoding metallophosphoesterase family protein has protein sequence MSSQKRISRAYKTARRISFNDASKFIIFSDCHRGDNSFADEFANNRNIYYHALKHYYTEGYTYCELGDGDELWENIEFKSILEAHKNVYELMRLFYNEDRLVRLLGNHDMVYRNQRYVEKHLFSYFNKVTGKQDPLFPGITFTEGLVLTHEETGQEVFMVHGHQADWMNYRGWKFNRFMVRALWRQLQIFGIGDPTSPAKNYSELIKVERRTKKWIIDNDNIFTITGHTHRPRFPEPGEIAFFNDGSCVHPRSITGLEIENGQISLIKWQIATTEDGTLKVIRILLEGPQNLTDYKIE, from the coding sequence ATGTCTTCTCAAAAAAGAATTTCCCGTGCTTATAAAACTGCCCGAAGAATTTCTTTTAACGATGCCTCTAAGTTTATAATTTTCAGCGATTGTCATCGTGGCGATAATAGTTTTGCAGATGAATTTGCCAACAACCGGAATATTTACTACCACGCATTAAAACATTACTACACCGAAGGATACACCTACTGTGAACTGGGCGATGGTGACGAATTGTGGGAGAATATCGAATTCAAATCAATTTTGGAAGCGCACAAGAATGTATACGAACTAATGCGTCTTTTTTATAATGAAGACAGGTTGGTAAGATTGCTGGGCAACCACGACATGGTGTATCGAAATCAGCGGTATGTTGAAAAACACCTGTTTTCGTACTTTAATAAAGTAACAGGAAAGCAAGACCCGTTGTTTCCGGGTATTACCTTTACCGAAGGCTTGGTGCTAACGCATGAAGAAACCGGCCAGGAAGTTTTTATGGTACATGGGCATCAGGCAGATTGGATGAACTACAGAGGTTGGAAATTCAATCGGTTTATGGTCCGGGCCTTATGGCGTCAATTGCAAATTTTTGGAATTGGTGATCCTACTAGTCCGGCGAAAAATTACAGTGAACTTATAAAGGTAGAGCGGCGTACAAAAAAGTGGATTATTGACAATGACAATATTTTTACAATAACCGGCCATACTCACCGACCCCGTTTTCCCGAACCAGGAGAAATTGCATTCTTTAACGATGGAAGCTGTGTACATCCCAGAAGTATTACCGGACTGGAAATAGAAAACGGACAAATTTCCTTGATAAAATGGCAGATTGCTACAACTGAAGACGGGACGCTAAAGGTGATTCGAATTTTACTGGAAGGGCCTCAGAATTTGACCGATTATAAAATTGAATAA
- a CDS encoding 2Fe-2S iron-sulfur cluster-binding protein — protein sequence MDIKITIIDRQGIPHKIDAPTDMNMNVMELVRSYELAPDGTIGICGGMAMCASCQCYVLSNHELPEKSDDEDAMLAEAFHVKENSRLGCQLHIKPEMEGLQIELAPES from the coding sequence TTGGATATAAAAATCACAATCATAGACCGCCAAGGCATCCCTCACAAAATTGATGCTCCTACCGATATGAACATGAATGTCATGGAATTGGTGCGTTCGTATGAATTGGCTCCTGATGGTACAATAGGTATTTGCGGTGGAATGGCCATGTGCGCATCATGTCAGTGTTATGTATTGAGCAATCACGAACTCCCCGAAAAAAGTGACGATGAAGATGCGATGTTAGCTGAAGCGTTTCATGTAAAAGAAAACAGCAGGTTGGGATGCCAACTTCATATTAAGCCCGAAATGGAGGGATTACAAATTGAATTGGCTCCTGAAAGTTAA
- a CDS encoding four helix bundle protein, whose product MAIKKFEDVIVWQKAQEFAVAIYSEFTNCKDYGFRDQITRAVVSISNNIAEGFERGTNADFKRFLYFAVSSNSEVRSMLYLAEKLSYLGIPQSLILIEKSNEISKMLYGLIKSITKP is encoded by the coding sequence ATGGCAATTAAAAAATTTGAGGACGTTATTGTTTGGCAAAAGGCGCAAGAGTTTGCTGTTGCTATTTATTCTGAATTTACTAATTGCAAAGATTATGGATTTAGAGACCAAATAACCAGAGCTGTTGTTTCAATTTCAAATAATATTGCTGAAGGATTTGAAAGAGGAACAAATGCCGACTTTAAAAGATTTTTATATTTTGCTGTTTCGTCGAATAGTGAAGTGAGATCAATGCTTTATTTAGCCGAAAAACTTAGTTACTTAGGTATTCCACAATCTCTCATCCTTATTGAAAAGTCGAATGAAATTTCTAAAATGTTGTACGGTTTAATAAAATCAATTACTAAACCCTAA
- a CDS encoding NAD(P)/FAD-dependent oxidoreductase produces the protein MIKTDILIIGAGPTGLFTVFEAGLLKLRCHLIDALPEPGGQCAEIYPKKPIYDIPAFPEILAGELVANLLKQIEPFQPGYTLGERAETIEKLEDGSFIVTTNKGTKHHAPIVAIAGGLGSFEPRKPPITNIAHFEDHGVEYIIRDPELYRDKDVIIAGGGDSALDWSIFLTDIASSVTLIHRRNEFRGALDSVEKVQELKNLGKIELLTPGEVVGIIGDSKVEGVTIKLGPEVIQRSCDHFIPLFGLAPKLGPIADWGLEIEKNAIKVNNSLDYQTNIPGIYAIGDVNTYPGKLKLILCGFHEATLMCQSAYQRIFPDKRYVMKYTTVGGVEGFDGSKKEAPKAIVKSID, from the coding sequence ATGATAAAAACAGACATACTTATTATTGGCGCGGGACCCACGGGTCTTTTTACCGTTTTTGAAGCAGGATTATTGAAACTAAGATGTCATTTAATTGACGCCTTACCTGAACCCGGTGGACAATGTGCCGAAATATATCCCAAGAAACCTATTTACGACATTCCTGCATTTCCCGAAATTTTAGCAGGCGAATTGGTCGCCAATTTATTGAAGCAGATTGAACCTTTTCAGCCCGGATATACTTTGGGGGAGCGCGCCGAAACCATTGAAAAATTAGAGGATGGTTCGTTTATAGTTACCACCAACAAAGGAACAAAGCACCATGCTCCCATTGTGGCAATCGCCGGAGGGTTAGGGAGTTTCGAGCCCCGAAAACCTCCTATCACTAACATTGCACATTTTGAAGATCACGGGGTAGAATATATTATCCGCGACCCGGAGTTATATCGCGATAAGGATGTGATTATTGCCGGTGGTGGAGACTCGGCTTTGGACTGGAGTATTTTTCTAACCGATATTGCCTCAAGTGTCACGCTAATTCATCGTAGAAATGAGTTTAGAGGGGCATTGGACAGTGTGGAAAAAGTTCAGGAATTGAAGAATCTAGGAAAAATTGAATTGCTTACACCGGGGGAAGTAGTGGGAATCATCGGAGATTCGAAGGTGGAAGGAGTTACTATTAAATTAGGTCCTGAAGTAATTCAGCGGTCCTGTGATCATTTTATTCCACTATTCGGATTGGCACCTAAATTAGGACCTATAGCCGATTGGGGTCTGGAAATAGAGAAGAATGCTATTAAGGTGAATAATTCTTTGGATTATCAGACCAATATCCCCGGGATTTATGCTATTGGCGATGTAAATACCTATCCCGGAAAACTAAAACTAATTCTTTGCGGATTTCATGAAGCCACACTCATGTGTCAAAGTGCATACCAGCGTATTTTCCCGGACAAACGCTATGTCATGAAATATACTACTGTTGGCGGGGTAGAAGGCTTTGACGGGAGTAAAAAAGAGGCGCCGAAGGCTATCGTAAAGTCTATAGACTAG
- a CDS encoding NifU family protein, with protein sequence MTTEELTIKVEEALDEIRPFLQSDGGDISLLSIDEGKIVRVQLQGACVGCSVNQMTLKSGVEMTIKKYAPQIESVLSVE encoded by the coding sequence ATGACAACAGAAGAATTAACCATTAAAGTAGAAGAAGCACTCGATGAAATTCGTCCCTTTTTACAAAGTGACGGAGGAGATATTTCATTATTGTCCATCGACGAGGGAAAAATTGTTCGGGTGCAACTGCAAGGAGCCTGTGTGGGATGCTCGGTGAATCAAATGACGCTGAAGAGCGGGGTTGAGATGACTATTAAAAAGTATGCGCCCCAAATTGAAAGTGTTCTTAGTGTGGAGTAA
- a CDS encoding Mrp/NBP35 family ATP-binding protein, whose translation MTLNKQDILKALETITVAGEGKNMVESGAVQNVVTFADEVIVDLILTTPALHIKKRAEADVIKTIKEKVFAEAQVQVNIKVEAPAKPQNPNLIKGKPIPGIQNIVAVASGKGGVGKSTITANLAVTLSKMGFKVGILDADIYGPSIPIMFDVALEKPLSINVDGKSKMKPIENYGVKILSIGFFTQPNQAVIWRGPMAAKALNQLIFDAAWGELDFMLIDLPPGTGDIHLSIMQSLPITGAVVVSTPQNVALADARKGVAMFQQENIDVPVLGIIENMAYFTPEELPENKYYIFGKEGAKNLAEDLEVPFLGEIPLVQSIREAGDAGHPAALQTATPLEEAFENITKRVVEETVRRNESLPPTEAIKITTMAGCSAVRK comes from the coding sequence ATGACTCTAAACAAACAAGACATACTAAAAGCCCTGGAAACGATCACCGTTGCGGGGGAAGGAAAAAATATGGTGGAGAGCGGTGCCGTGCAAAACGTGGTTACATTCGCCGATGAAGTAATTGTAGATCTTATCTTAACCACTCCGGCTTTACACATAAAAAAACGAGCAGAGGCCGATGTGATTAAGACCATCAAAGAAAAGGTCTTTGCAGAAGCACAAGTACAGGTTAATATCAAGGTAGAAGCTCCTGCCAAACCACAGAACCCAAATCTTATAAAAGGAAAACCAATTCCAGGGATTCAAAATATTGTAGCTGTTGCTTCGGGAAAGGGTGGAGTTGGAAAATCTACTATCACCGCTAATTTGGCCGTAACGCTGTCAAAAATGGGCTTTAAAGTTGGAATTTTGGATGCCGATATTTACGGCCCTTCTATTCCCATTATGTTCGATGTTGCTTTGGAGAAACCACTTTCGATAAATGTCGACGGGAAAAGCAAAATGAAACCCATAGAAAATTACGGCGTTAAAATTCTGTCTATCGGCTTCTTTACGCAACCCAATCAGGCGGTTATCTGGCGTGGCCCAATGGCAGCAAAAGCTTTAAATCAGTTGATTTTTGATGCGGCCTGGGGCGAACTGGACTTTATGTTGATCGATTTACCTCCGGGTACGGGTGATATCCACCTAAGCATTATGCAATCATTGCCAATAACAGGAGCTGTTGTGGTAAGTACACCTCAAAATGTAGCCTTGGCTGATGCCCGAAAGGGAGTAGCGATGTTTCAGCAGGAAAATATAGACGTACCTGTTTTGGGAATTATAGAGAATATGGCATATTTCACACCCGAAGAACTTCCGGAGAATAAATATTATATCTTCGGAAAGGAAGGAGCCAAAAACCTTGCGGAAGATTTAGAAGTTCCCTTTTTGGGTGAAATCCCCTTGGTGCAGAGTATTCGGGAGGCGGGAGATGCGGGACACCCTGCAGCCTTACAAACAGCAACTCCTTTAGAAGAGGCTTTTGAAAATATTACCAAACGGGTGGTTGAAGAAACGGTTCGCAGAAATGAGTCGCTCCCTCCCACCGAAGCAATTAAAATAACCACTATGGCAGGCTGTAGTGCAGTAAGAAAATAA
- a CDS encoding MGMT family protein produces the protein MTEPGFFEKVYQVAALIPYGKVTSYGAIANYLGASGSARMVGWAMNNSHNKDNIPAHRVVNRKGLLTGKHHFDGTNLMQQLLESEGIDVINNQIQDFEKLFWDPSKEL, from the coding sequence ATGACCGAACCGGGTTTTTTTGAAAAGGTATATCAGGTCGCTGCGCTTATTCCCTACGGAAAGGTGACTTCCTATGGCGCTATTGCGAATTATCTGGGTGCTTCCGGCAGCGCTCGAATGGTGGGTTGGGCCATGAACAATAGTCATAACAAGGATAATATTCCCGCACATCGAGTAGTGAACCGAAAGGGCTTGCTTACGGGCAAGCATCATTTTGACGGAACAAATTTAATGCAGCAATTGCTGGAAAGCGAGGGTATTGATGTAATTAATAATCAGATTCAGGATTTTGAGAAGCTGTTTTGGGACCCTTCAAAAGAGTTGTAA
- a CDS encoding lysine transporter LysE produces MSLILNFAIGFIAAFVGVIPPGFLNMSAAKISMAEGRKKGLLFSIGVCVTVIIQTYVALLFARYLDKHPEVVDTLQKMALGIFICITIYFFFIAKDTRRAVPKEINKSKTSRFFSGMFLGALNLLPLPYWVYISITFAGFGWFTFTQPELWAAVVASGLGTFVMLGLYVQFFKKKENQERQRVNMNYIIGAITTVISIITAFKIFSYF; encoded by the coding sequence ATGTCTCTTATTTTAAATTTCGCGATAGGTTTTATAGCTGCATTTGTAGGTGTGATACCGCCGGGTTTTCTCAATATGTCGGCAGCTAAAATAAGTATGGCGGAAGGGCGTAAAAAGGGCCTTCTTTTTTCGATTGGGGTTTGTGTCACGGTAATAATTCAAACCTATGTTGCTCTTTTATTCGCGCGTTATTTAGACAAACATCCGGAGGTTGTCGATACGCTTCAGAAAATGGCGTTGGGGATATTTATTTGTATTACTATTTACTTCTTTTTTATAGCTAAGGACACGCGTAGAGCTGTGCCAAAGGAAATTAATAAATCTAAAACCAGCCGTTTTTTTTCAGGAATGTTTTTAGGAGCCCTTAACCTGTTGCCCTTACCGTATTGGGTGTATATTAGCATCACTTTTGCAGGCTTTGGATGGTTTACATTTACCCAACCCGAGCTTTGGGCCGCTGTCGTAGCTTCAGGATTAGGAACCTTTGTAATGCTGGGATTGTATGTGCAATTTTTTAAGAAGAAGGAAAATCAGGAAAGGCAAAGGGTAAATATGAATTATATAATTGGCGCGATTACGACGGTGATTTCGATAATTACGGCCTTCAAAATATTTAGTTACTTTTAG
- the trmB gene encoding tRNA (guanosine(46)-N7)-methyltransferase TrmB, translated as MGSKNKLKRFRENETFANVVQPTREEVFKNSHQLKGNWRAGFFKNNNPIVLELGCGKGEYSVNLAKAYPEKNFLGVDIKGARFWRGAKTALEENLTNVGFLRTQIELIDHLFAENEVDEIWITFPDPQIKYKRTKHRLTNKEFLDRYKKILKPEGVVHLKTDSEFMHGYTLGLLHGLEEEIEYAHHDVYGTDHAPKEVTQIQTYYESQYLEVNKKITYVRFKFRSV; from the coding sequence GTGGGGAGTAAAAACAAATTAAAACGCTTTAGAGAAAATGAAACTTTTGCCAATGTGGTGCAACCCACTCGCGAAGAAGTTTTTAAAAATTCACATCAACTAAAAGGCAATTGGAGGGCAGGTTTTTTCAAAAACAACAACCCTATTGTGCTTGAATTGGGTTGTGGTAAGGGAGAATATTCGGTGAATTTAGCCAAAGCCTATCCTGAGAAAAACTTTTTAGGGGTAGATATCAAGGGAGCCAGATTTTGGCGAGGTGCAAAGACTGCTTTGGAAGAAAATTTGACGAACGTAGGGTTTTTACGTACACAAATTGAGCTGATAGACCATCTTTTTGCCGAAAATGAGGTAGACGAAATCTGGATTACCTTTCCCGATCCACAAATAAAATACAAGCGGACCAAACACCGACTTACCAATAAAGAATTTTTAGATCGCTATAAAAAAATTCTCAAGCCCGAAGGGGTAGTACATCTAAAAACCGACAGCGAGTTTATGCACGGATATACCTTGGGATTGCTACACGGACTTGAGGAAGAAATAGAATACGCACACCACGATGTGTACGGAACAGACCACGCTCCCAAAGAAGTTACACAGATTCAGACCTATTATGAAAGTCAGTATTTAGAGGTGAATAAAAAGATTACCTACGTTAGATTTAAATTCCGTTCCGTTTAA